The proteins below are encoded in one region of Salmo salar chromosome ssa02, Ssal_v3.1, whole genome shotgun sequence:
- the LOC106583909 gene encoding E3 ubiquitin-protein ligase E3D isoform X2, whose translation MGENAGAGVFLELRKRLQSGLLVLWRDVAKSYAEVRVTGGDSSLHIRTPRGLLIVELPAGVSLVEGSCREAPERGDEIHFRMRLNVDQHTDDTGALGSVMERLQVQESYCFHCQSCGTRVLEERVFKRVLPLPNGNWSSLVDDWCCHPDPFANLKLLPRAEDCLLGDTHLLVPRDRGCEETLTQELSPITNKMADGQNQDTPKPNRRRTLVSCKSCTAGLGEAVAPGTLKLYITEVTVRPSVGDSQFDTSLDRSLFLEQTIAARLVELSSSQSMFRFSVQASDGKAFILLWLLNSDSLIASFSATPLSTVRGDAVTSPGRRQCSEHQSPTKAGSAVKVLYLPCSPSASTHQDVVDTWEKDIGVHPLDLPLTTCQELLLVLTASTSCLPPSLHSMNSYQVAYMRL comes from the exons GAGAGATGTGGCGAAGAGCTATGCAGAGGTGAGGGTTACAGGGGGAGATTCGTCCCTCCACATTCGGACTCCTCGGGGCCTGCTAATCGTGGAGCTGCCAGCAGGGGTCAGCCTTGTGGAGGGCTCCTGCAGGGAGGCACCTGAAAGAGGAGATGAGATACACTTCAGAATGCGCCTCAATGTGGACCAGCACACAGATGACACGG GGGCCCTGGGGAGTGTGATGGAGAGGCTGCAGGTCCAAGAGAGTTATTGCTTCCACTGCCAGTCCTGTGGGACCAGGGTGCTGGAGGAGAG GGTGTTCAAGCGAGTGCTCCCTCTCCCCAACGGAAACTGGAGCTCCCTGGTGGATGACTGGTGCTGCCATCCTGACCCCTTTGCCAACCTGAAGCTGCTGCCCCGAGCGGAGGACTGTTTACTGGGCGACACTCACCTCCTTGTGCCCCGGGATAGAGGCTGTGAGGAGACTCTCACCCAGGAGCTCAGCCCCATCACCAACAAAATGGCTGATGGTCAAAATCAGGACACACCG AAACCCAACCGCAGGCGTACACTTGTCTCCTGTAAGAGCTGTACAGCCGGCCTGGGAGAGGCTGTGGCACCAG GGACCCTGAAactctacatcacagaggtgaCAGTGAGACCCAGTGTGGGAGACAGCCAGTTTGATACCTCTCTAGACAG GTCACTGTTCCTGGAACAGACCATAGCTGCCAGACTGGTGGagctgtcctcctcccagagcaTGTTTCGTTTCTCTGTCCAGGCCTCAGATGGAAAAGCCTTCATATTg CTCTGGCTCCTGAACAGCGACTCCCTCATTGCCTCGTTCTCTGCCACTCCGTTATCGACTGTCAGAGGTGATGCTGTCACCTCTCCCGGCCGCCGCCAGTGTTCTGAGCATCAATCACCCACTAAGGCTGGCAGCGCCGTCAAAGTCCTCtatctcccctgttctccctctGCCAGCACACACCAGGA TGTTGTAGACACCTGGGAGAAGGACATCGGTGTCCACCCCCTAGACCTGCCCCTGACCACGTGCCAGGAGCTGTTGTTGGTACTGACAGCCAGTACTTCCTGTCTCCCTCCGTCACTGCATTCCATGAACTCCTACCAG GTGGCGTACATGAGACTGTAA
- the LOC106583909 gene encoding E3 ubiquitin-protein ligase E3D isoform X3, protein MRLNVDQHTDDTGNGALGSVMERLQVQESYCFHCQSCGTRVLEERVFKRVLPLPNGNWSSLVDDWCCHPDPFANLKLLPRAEDCLLGDTHLLVPRDRGCEETLTQELSPITNKMADGQNQDTPKPNRRRTLVSCKSCTAGLGEAVAPGTLKLYITEVTVRPSVGDSQFDTSLDRSLFLEQTIAARLVELSSSQSMFRFSVQASDGKAFILLWLLNSDSLIASFSATPLSTVRGDAVTSPGRRQCSEHQSPTKAGSAVKVLYLPCSPSASTHQDVVDTWEKDIGVHPLDLPLTTCQELLLVLTASTSCLPPSLHSMNSYQVAYMRL, encoded by the exons ATGCGCCTCAATGTGGACCAGCACACAGATGACACGGGTAATG GGGCCCTGGGGAGTGTGATGGAGAGGCTGCAGGTCCAAGAGAGTTATTGCTTCCACTGCCAGTCCTGTGGGACCAGGGTGCTGGAGGAGAG GGTGTTCAAGCGAGTGCTCCCTCTCCCCAACGGAAACTGGAGCTCCCTGGTGGATGACTGGTGCTGCCATCCTGACCCCTTTGCCAACCTGAAGCTGCTGCCCCGAGCGGAGGACTGTTTACTGGGCGACACTCACCTCCTTGTGCCCCGGGATAGAGGCTGTGAGGAGACTCTCACCCAGGAGCTCAGCCCCATCACCAACAAAATGGCTGATGGTCAAAATCAGGACACACCG AAACCCAACCGCAGGCGTACACTTGTCTCCTGTAAGAGCTGTACAGCCGGCCTGGGAGAGGCTGTGGCACCAG GGACCCTGAAactctacatcacagaggtgaCAGTGAGACCCAGTGTGGGAGACAGCCAGTTTGATACCTCTCTAGACAG GTCACTGTTCCTGGAACAGACCATAGCTGCCAGACTGGTGGagctgtcctcctcccagagcaTGTTTCGTTTCTCTGTCCAGGCCTCAGATGGAAAAGCCTTCATATTg CTCTGGCTCCTGAACAGCGACTCCCTCATTGCCTCGTTCTCTGCCACTCCGTTATCGACTGTCAGAGGTGATGCTGTCACCTCTCCCGGCCGCCGCCAGTGTTCTGAGCATCAATCACCCACTAAGGCTGGCAGCGCCGTCAAAGTCCTCtatctcccctgttctccctctGCCAGCACACACCAGGA TGTTGTAGACACCTGGGAGAAGGACATCGGTGTCCACCCCCTAGACCTGCCCCTGACCACGTGCCAGGAGCTGTTGTTGGTACTGACAGCCAGTACTTCCTGTCTCCCTCCGTCACTGCATTCCATGAACTCCTACCAG GTGGCGTACATGAGACTGTAA
- the LOC106583909 gene encoding E3 ubiquitin-protein ligase E3D isoform X1: protein MGENAGAGVFLELRKRLQSGLLVLWRDVAKSYAEVRVTGGDSSLHIRTPRGLLIVELPAGVSLVEGSCREAPERGDEIHFRMRLNVDQHTDDTGNGALGSVMERLQVQESYCFHCQSCGTRVLEERVFKRVLPLPNGNWSSLVDDWCCHPDPFANLKLLPRAEDCLLGDTHLLVPRDRGCEETLTQELSPITNKMADGQNQDTPKPNRRRTLVSCKSCTAGLGEAVAPGTLKLYITEVTVRPSVGDSQFDTSLDRSLFLEQTIAARLVELSSSQSMFRFSVQASDGKAFILLWLLNSDSLIASFSATPLSTVRGDAVTSPGRRQCSEHQSPTKAGSAVKVLYLPCSPSASTHQDVVDTWEKDIGVHPLDLPLTTCQELLLVLTASTSCLPPSLHSMNSYQVAYMRL from the exons GAGAGATGTGGCGAAGAGCTATGCAGAGGTGAGGGTTACAGGGGGAGATTCGTCCCTCCACATTCGGACTCCTCGGGGCCTGCTAATCGTGGAGCTGCCAGCAGGGGTCAGCCTTGTGGAGGGCTCCTGCAGGGAGGCACCTGAAAGAGGAGATGAGATACACTTCAGAATGCGCCTCAATGTGGACCAGCACACAGATGACACGGGTAATG GGGCCCTGGGGAGTGTGATGGAGAGGCTGCAGGTCCAAGAGAGTTATTGCTTCCACTGCCAGTCCTGTGGGACCAGGGTGCTGGAGGAGAG GGTGTTCAAGCGAGTGCTCCCTCTCCCCAACGGAAACTGGAGCTCCCTGGTGGATGACTGGTGCTGCCATCCTGACCCCTTTGCCAACCTGAAGCTGCTGCCCCGAGCGGAGGACTGTTTACTGGGCGACACTCACCTCCTTGTGCCCCGGGATAGAGGCTGTGAGGAGACTCTCACCCAGGAGCTCAGCCCCATCACCAACAAAATGGCTGATGGTCAAAATCAGGACACACCG AAACCCAACCGCAGGCGTACACTTGTCTCCTGTAAGAGCTGTACAGCCGGCCTGGGAGAGGCTGTGGCACCAG GGACCCTGAAactctacatcacagaggtgaCAGTGAGACCCAGTGTGGGAGACAGCCAGTTTGATACCTCTCTAGACAG GTCACTGTTCCTGGAACAGACCATAGCTGCCAGACTGGTGGagctgtcctcctcccagagcaTGTTTCGTTTCTCTGTCCAGGCCTCAGATGGAAAAGCCTTCATATTg CTCTGGCTCCTGAACAGCGACTCCCTCATTGCCTCGTTCTCTGCCACTCCGTTATCGACTGTCAGAGGTGATGCTGTCACCTCTCCCGGCCGCCGCCAGTGTTCTGAGCATCAATCACCCACTAAGGCTGGCAGCGCCGTCAAAGTCCTCtatctcccctgttctccctctGCCAGCACACACCAGGA TGTTGTAGACACCTGGGAGAAGGACATCGGTGTCCACCCCCTAGACCTGCCCCTGACCACGTGCCAGGAGCTGTTGTTGGTACTGACAGCCAGTACTTCCTGTCTCCCTCCGTCACTGCATTCCATGAACTCCTACCAG GTGGCGTACATGAGACTGTAA